Proteins from a genomic interval of Equus quagga isolate Etosha38 chromosome 11, UCLA_HA_Equagga_1.0, whole genome shotgun sequence:
- the TEFM gene encoding transcription elongation factor, mitochondrial — MSVPSLLLAGGRWRCFPVPLGSSLFQALRNSCCRKKSTAPKQTAPNVAFCDENTKESGDALDKLFSAEQQASILRVLNTASNKELEAFKLLRGRKSTNIVEHREKFGPFQNLESLMNVPLFRYKTTVQVCNNILCPETGGKKGKLQENRLLRKLIKPEIGRERLKAVNSIVSIVFGTRRIAWAHLDRKLAVLDWQQNECCRLTKGTYTSSVYLKEISSVISKIPKADFYVLEKTGLSLQNSSLFPILLHFHIMEAMLYALLNKTFAQDGQHQVLSMTRNAVGKHFELMIGDTRTSGKELVKQFLSESVLKEPRVFFPSDKIFHYRQMFSSTEQHRVEELYDSLLQAVAFYELAVFDTEP; from the exons ATGAGCGTGCCTAGTCTCCTCTTGGCAGGAG GGAGGTGGAGATGTTTTCCAGTTCCGTTAGGGTCATCCTTGTTCCAGGCCCTACGGAATTCCTGCTGTCGGAAAAAATCCACTGCTCCTAAGCAAACTGCTCCCAATGTTGCTTTTTGTGATGAAAATACAAAGGAGTCTGGAGATGCACTCGACAAGCTCTTCTCTGCGGAGCAGCAGGCTTCCATCCTGCGTGTGCTGAATACAGCATCTAATAAGGAACTGGAAGCTTTCAAATTGCTTCGTGGAAGAAAGTCCACCAATATTGTAGAGCACAGAGAAAAGTTTGGGCCATTTCAGAATTTGGAGAGTTTAATGAATGTGCCCTTGTTCCGGTATAAAACTACCGTCCAAGTTTGTAACAACATTCTTTGCCCAGAgactggagggaaaaaaggaaagttacaggAAAACCGGCTCTTGAGAAAGCTCATCAAACCagaaataggaagagagagactTAAG GCAGTTAATAGTATCGTATCCATTGTTTTTGGTACTCGAAGAATTGCCTGGGCTCACCTTGATCGTAAATTGGCGGTGTTGGACTGGCAGCAAAATGAATGCTGCCGATTGACGAAAGGAACATACACATCATCTGTCTACTTAAAAGAG attTCTTCAGTCATTTCAAAGATACCTAAAGCTGACTTCTATGTTCTGGAAAAAACAGGACTTTCACTTCAGAACTCATCTCTGTTTCCTATACTGTTACATTTCCACATCATGGAAGCCATGCTGTACGCCTTATTAAATAAGACTTTTGCCCAGGACGGCCAGCATCAGGTGCTGAGCATGACCCGGAATGCCGTGGGCAAGCACTTTGAACTGATGATCGGGGACACACGGACTAGTGGAAAAGAACTCGTGAAGCAGTTCCTCTCTGAGTCTGTGCTGAAGGAGCCTCGCGTGTTCTTCCCATCAGATAAGATATTCCACTACAGGCAGATGTTTTCATCTACTGAACAACACAGGGTGGAAGAGCTGTATGATTCATTACTACAAGCTGTTGCTTTCTACGAATTAGCGGTTTTTGACACTGAACCTTAA